The following proteins are encoded in a genomic region of Periophthalmus magnuspinnatus isolate fPerMag1 chromosome 10, fPerMag1.2.pri, whole genome shotgun sequence:
- the slc25a5 gene encoding ADP/ATP translocase 2, protein MGDQAISFLKDFLAGGIAAAISKTAVAPIERVKLLLQVQHASKQIAADQQYKGIIDCVVRIPKEQGFLSFWRGNLANVIRYFPTQALNFAFKDKYKKIFLDGVDKRTQFWRYFAGNLASGGAAGATSLCFVYPLDFARTRLAADVGKAGAEREFKGLGDCLVKITKSDGIKGLYQGFGVSVQGIIIYRAAYFGVYDTAKGMLPDPKNTHIVVSWMIAQTVTAVSGVVSYPFDTVRRRMMMQSGRKGADIMYSGTIDCWKKIARDEGAKAFFKGAWSNVLRGMGGAFVLVLYDELKKVI, encoded by the exons ATGGGTGACCAAGCGATTTCTTTCCTCAAGGACTTCTTGGCTGGTGGTATTGCTGCTGCTATTTCAAAAACAGCTGTAGCTCCCATCGAGAGAGtgaagctgcttcttcag gtGCAACATGCCAGCAAACAGATAGCAGCCGATCAGCAGTACAAGGGTATAATCGACTGTGTGGTCCGTATCCCCAAGGAGCAAGGCTTCCTCTCGTTTTGGAGGGGTAACCTGGCTAACGTCATCAGATATTTCCCAACTCAGGCCCTCAACTTTGCTTTCAAGGACAAATACAAGAAGATTTTCCTTGATGGTGTTGACAAGCGCACACAGTTCTGGAGATACTTTGCAGGAAATCTGGCCTCTGGTGGAGCAGCTGGAGCAACgtctctgtgttttgtttacccCCTGGACTTTGCCAGAACACGACTCGCAGCTGATGTTGGTAAAGCAGGAGCTGAGCGTGAATTTAAAGGTTTAGGAGACTGCTTGGTGAAGATCACAAAGTCTGATGGCATCAAAGGTCTGTACCAGGGATTCGGTGTCTCCGTACAGGGCATTATCATCTACAGAGCTGCTTACTTTGGCGTCTATGACACAGCAAAGG GAATGCTTCCTGACCCAAAGAATACACACATTGTTGTCAGCTGGATGATTGCTCAGACTGTGACCGCAGTTTCTGGTGTTGTGTCCTATCCCTTTGACACTGTCCGTCGTCGTATGATGATGCAGTCTGGACGCAAAGGAG CTGACATCATGTACTCTGGCACCATTGACTGCTGGAAGAAGATCGCCCGCGATGAAGGTGCCAAGGCTTTCTTCAAAGGAGCATGGTCCAATGTTCTTAGAGGCATGGGTGGTGCTTTTGTACTTGTCTTGTATGATGAGCTTAAGAAAGTTATCTAA
- the slc25a43 gene encoding solute carrier family 25 member 43: MATVKTDNRLTSSQSFVCVGFAGIFSKTLTSPLEVVKIKSQVGTFHCKKGFWQNFVLIYQNEGLRAFWKGNLVSCLRLFPYTAVHITTYKQIVHLHMDQAGFISQWRAIFAGGLAGVAAALTTYPLEVAETRLIVQNSKEPTYIGTVHTISKIYRNEGLSSLYRGFSLTVLGAFPFSVGCYAVYMNLDQLWQEPQFRFTPLQNLISGCVAAGVAQTLSYPFETVKRKIQAQSSRLPHFGGVDVHFNGMINCFVQVVKNNGFFSLWNGLTASTVKIVPYFCLLFTCFEMCKQVFLYRNGYIISPLSYKPAPGVDQSLRPYELEEVKRYLRNRNFESEESSLRKCW; this comes from the exons ATGGCCACAGTCAAAACGGATAACAGACTGACGAGCTCTCAAAGCTTTGTATGTGTCGGATTTGCAGGAATATTTAGTAAAACTTTAACTTCTCCATTGGAAGTGGTGAAAATTAAAAGTCAAGTGGGGACTTTTCACTGCAAAAAAGGCTTCTGGCAAAATTTTGTTCTGATCTATCAAAATGAGGGACTTCGAGCGTTTTGGAAAGGAAACCTGGTCTCTTGTCTACGGTTGTTTCCCTACACAGCGGTTCATATTACTACATATAAACA GATAGTTCATCTTCACATGGATCAAGCGGGCTTTATTTCCCAGTGGCGGGCCATATTCGCAGGTGGGCTAGCAGGTGTTGCAGCTGCCCTCACCACTTACCCCCTGGAGGTGGCAGAGACCCGGCTGATTGTGCAGAACAGCAAAGAGCCCACATATAttggcacagttcacactatCTCGAAGATATACAGAAATGAAGGCCTATCCTCTCTCTACAGAGGATTCTCCCTGACAGTCCTCG GAGCATTTCCGTTCTCTGTTGGCTGCTATGCTGTTTACATGAATCTGGATCAACTTTGGCAGGAGCCACAGTTTCGCTTTACCCCCCTACAGAACCTGATAAGTGGCTGTGTTGCAGCTGGTGTGGCTCAAACCCTTTCTTATCCATTTGAAACTGTAAAGCGTAAGATACAG GCGCAGAGTTCCCGGCTTCCCCATTTTGGTGGTGTTGATGTCCATTTCAATGGGATGATTAACTGTTTTGTTCAGGTCGTGAAAAATAACGGTTTCTTTTCATTGTGGAATGGTCTCACAGCAAGCACAGTAAAG ATTGTTCCCTACTTTTGCCTTCTCTTTACTTGCTTTGAGATGTGCAAACAAGTTTTCCTTTACCGCAATGGATATATTATCTCTCCCCTGAGCTATAAACCTGCACCGGGAGTGGACCAGAGCCTTAGACCTTATGAGCTTGAAGAGGTGAAGCGCTACTTGAGAAACAGAAACTTTGAATCGGAAGAATCTTCATTACGAAAATGTTGGTGA